The proteins below are encoded in one region of Paenibacillus sp. YYML68:
- a CDS encoding metal-dependent hydrolase, which yields MDTGSHLLFGATLAGLAMLHPEVAGSPALQHAMLTATMIGSHAPDFDTVARLRGYTAYIRTHRGLTHSLPALFIWPLLLALPIAYGFGVWEHVLLLYVWSFAAVFFHVFLDWFNAYGVQCFRPFSRKWQHLDVLTLFEPFLFVIHAAGLVWWIGSGSNPGLLFLGIYIVTFLYITVRTIHHGYVVRRVREHIGVDGICHVVPSLHWLRWQFVLESDSYFYTGVVRGKTIEVKDMYEKQESDVIIEATKAIDGVRAFLQFAQRIHVCALEKQDGYVVQWRDVRFWHNHQLPFGVDVKLDRDMQVISHSLGWKKKAWDPPYV from the coding sequence ATGGATACAGGAAGCCATTTGTTATTCGGCGCGACGCTTGCAGGACTTGCGATGCTGCACCCGGAGGTGGCAGGCAGCCCGGCCCTGCAGCACGCGATGCTTACGGCTACAATGATCGGCTCGCATGCGCCTGACTTCGATACGGTCGCTAGATTGCGCGGGTACACCGCCTATATTCGTACACATCGGGGATTGACGCATTCGCTGCCTGCGCTGTTCATCTGGCCGCTGCTGCTTGCGCTGCCGATCGCTTATGGGTTCGGGGTGTGGGAGCATGTGCTCCTGCTGTACGTATGGTCATTCGCTGCCGTGTTCTTCCACGTCTTCCTCGATTGGTTCAACGCGTATGGGGTACAATGCTTCCGACCGTTCTCGCGCAAGTGGCAGCATCTGGATGTGTTGACGCTGTTTGAGCCGTTCTTGTTCGTCATCCATGCGGCCGGTCTCGTCTGGTGGATCGGGTCTGGTTCGAATCCGGGGTTGCTGTTCCTCGGCATATATATCGTGACCTTCTTATATATCACGGTGAGAACGATCCACCATGGCTACGTCGTGCGGCGGGTCAGAGAGCATATTGGCGTGGATGGCATTTGTCATGTTGTGCCGAGCCTGCATTGGCTGCGCTGGCAGTTCGTGCTCGAGTCGGACAGCTATTTTTATACGGGTGTGGTGCGCGGCAAGACCATTGAAGTGAAGGATATGTATGAGAAGCAAGAGAGTGATGTAATTATTGAAGCGACGAAGGCGATTGATGGCGTGCGCGCGTTCCTGCAGTTCGCCCAGCGCATTCATGTGTGCGCGCTGGAGAAGCAGGACGGCTACGTTGTGCAGTGGCGCGACGTTCGATTTTGGCATAACCATCAGCTGCCGTTCGGCGTCGATGTGAAGCTAGACCGTGACATGCAGGTGATCAGTCATTCGCTCGGCTGGAAGAAGAAGGCATGGGACCCTCCTTATGTGTAA
- a CDS encoding GspE/PulE family protein, translating into MAPRKRIGDLLVDAGLLTQEQLASALQEQRETKMRLGEFLINRHYITEQQLIEVLEFQLGIPHIQLYRQKIEPKVINLIPQRLAEQHQVLPVRAEGNKLVLAMADPLDYFAIDELRMSTGLRIEPTIAARDELQRAIKRYYGLQESVDQISQILQSRESEEVKPQTNEEEDSPVVKTVNQIIIQAVQIGASDIHIDPQEDSLRIRYRVDGIMRTERTLPPHMQSVIIARIKIMANLNVAERRLPQDGRVEMDIEFRKVDIRISTLPTIHGEKIVMRVLDLGSALTEIEKLGLSEHNYGLFMKGIQGAHGVVLITGPTGSGKTTTLYSALSRLNREDTNIITVEDPVEYQLQGINQVQVNLVTGLTFARGLRAILRQDPNIVMIGEIRDVETAEIAVRAAMTGHLVLSTLHTNSAVNAITRLIDMGVEPFLVSSAVNCIVAQRLVRRICPGCMTEYAPSDEERTLLAEHGIEAGMLRKGRGCGECGRTGYRGRLAIHEVLMLDDTLRSMILQKRSDSDYRTYALTRTYEPLLKDGLRKVAAGMTTMVEVFRVAGTE; encoded by the coding sequence ATGGCACCGCGTAAACGGATCGGCGACCTGCTCGTGGACGCGGGACTGCTGACACAGGAGCAGCTTGCTTCTGCGCTGCAGGAACAGCGGGAGACGAAGATGCGTCTCGGCGAGTTTCTCATTAACCGCCATTATATTACAGAGCAGCAGTTGATTGAGGTGCTGGAATTTCAGCTCGGCATTCCGCACATCCAGCTGTATAGGCAGAAGATTGAGCCGAAGGTCATTAACTTGATTCCACAGAGGCTGGCGGAGCAGCATCAGGTGCTGCCTGTCCGTGCTGAGGGCAACAAGCTGGTGCTGGCGATGGCTGACCCGCTCGATTACTTCGCGATCGATGAGCTAAGGATGAGTACTGGATTGCGAATCGAGCCAACCATTGCGGCGCGGGATGAGCTGCAGCGGGCGATTAAGCGGTATTACGGGCTACAGGAGTCGGTCGATCAGATCAGCCAAATTTTGCAGAGCCGAGAATCCGAGGAAGTCAAGCCGCAGACGAACGAGGAGGAAGACTCGCCTGTCGTCAAGACGGTTAATCAGATCATCATCCAGGCCGTTCAGATCGGTGCAAGCGATATTCATATTGATCCGCAGGAGGACAGCCTTCGTATCCGGTATCGGGTGGACGGCATTATGCGTACCGAGCGTACGCTGCCTCCACACATGCAGAGCGTCATTATCGCGAGAATCAAGATTATGGCGAACTTGAACGTCGCCGAGCGCAGACTGCCTCAGGATGGCCGAGTCGAGATGGATATTGAATTCCGCAAGGTCGACATCCGGATCTCCACATTGCCGACGATTCATGGGGAGAAGATCGTAATGCGTGTTCTCGACCTCGGCAGTGCGCTGACGGAGATCGAGAAGCTAGGCTTGTCGGAGCATAATTATGGATTATTCATGAAGGGCATTCAAGGCGCTCACGGCGTCGTGCTCATTACAGGTCCTACCGGAAGCGGTAAGACGACGACGCTGTATTCCGCGCTAAGCCGTCTGAACCGGGAGGATACCAACATCATTACGGTCGAGGACCCGGTCGAGTATCAGCTGCAGGGCATTAACCAGGTGCAGGTCAATCTGGTAACCGGATTGACGTTCGCCCGAGGGCTGCGCGCGATACTGCGTCAAGATCCGAACATCGTCATGATCGGGGAGATCCGCGACGTAGAGACGGCCGAGATCGCGGTTCGTGCCGCGATGACGGGTCATCTGGTGCTCAGCACCTTGCATACGAATAGTGCCGTGAATGCGATAACCCGACTCATCGACATGGGGGTAGAGCCGTTCCTCGTATCATCGGCCGTCAATTGCATCGTCGCTCAGCGACTCGTCAGACGCATCTGTCCAGGCTGTATGACGGAGTACGCGCCTTCAGACGAAGAGCGCACTCTGCTTGCGGAGCATGGGATTGAAGCGGGGATGCTGCGCAAAGGTCGAGGCTGCGGGGAATGCGGGCGTACAGGCTACCGAGGGCGTCTTGCGATTCACGAGGTGCTCATGCTCGACGACACACTTCGCTCGATGATTCTACAGAAGCGGTCGGACAGCGATTACCGTACCTATGCGCTTACACGGACGTATGAGCCGCTGCTGAAGGACGGGCTGCGCAAGGTAGCAGCGGGTATGACGACGATGGTGGAAGTATTCCGAGTGGCGGGCACCGAGTAG
- a CDS encoding type IV pilus twitching motility protein PilT: protein MFDILKLAHEKKASDIHVTVHSPIMLRIHGELKPINDEALTPAQTIELAKELMTSEQYQTFMERGDLDFSYGIPDVSRYRVNVFRQKGSVSLTIRLIPSRIPQMESLGLPPMAEEFARKPQGLLLVTGPTGSGKSTTLAAILDYINRSRNDHIITLEDPIEFIHPHKSCIVNQREIGVDTDSFATGLRAALRQDPDVILVGEMRDLETISTAITAAETGHLVFGTLHTADAPQTIDRVIDVFPPEAQQQIRVQLASVLLGVMAQRLLPTADGQGRVAAIEVMVNTPAIANLIRSEKVHQIRSTMQTGKAQGMQTMEMALRELLQNRVITVDSAKEAMFGFADL from the coding sequence ATGTTCGATATATTGAAGCTAGCCCATGAGAAGAAGGCATCGGACATTCACGTGACGGTTCACTCTCCGATTATGCTGCGCATTCACGGTGAACTGAAGCCGATTAATGACGAAGCGCTGACGCCAGCACAAACGATCGAATTGGCGAAAGAGCTGATGACAAGTGAGCAGTACCAGACGTTCATGGAGCGCGGCGATCTCGATTTCTCCTACGGCATTCCGGATGTTTCCCGTTATCGGGTCAATGTGTTCCGGCAGAAGGGAAGCGTCAGTCTGACGATTCGCTTGATCCCGTCGCGCATCCCGCAGATGGAGAGTCTCGGCTTGCCGCCGATGGCCGAGGAGTTCGCTAGGAAGCCGCAAGGGCTGTTGCTGGTGACCGGACCTACCGGGAGCGGGAAGTCGACGACGCTGGCTGCGATTCTGGACTACATCAATCGAAGCCGCAACGATCATATCATCACGCTCGAGGACCCGATCGAGTTCATCCATCCGCATAAGTCATGTATTGTGAACCAGCGGGAGATCGGGGTCGATACCGATTCGTTCGCAACTGGACTGCGGGCGGCGCTCCGCCAAGATCCAGATGTCATACTGGTCGGTGAGATGCGCGACCTCGAGACGATCAGCACGGCGATTACAGCGGCAGAGACAGGTCATCTCGTGTTCGGGACGCTGCATACGGCGGATGCGCCGCAGACGATCGACCGCGTCATCGACGTCTTCCCGCCGGAGGCGCAGCAGCAAATACGCGTCCAGCTCGCCTCGGTGCTGCTCGGTGTGATGGCCCAGCGTCTATTGCCGACAGCAGACGGACAGGGGCGCGTGGCGGCGATCGAGGTCATGGTCAACACGCCGGCGATTGCGAACCTGATCCGCTCGGAGAAGGTGCACCAGATTCGATCGACGATGCAGACCGGCAAGGCGCAAGGGATGCAGACGATGGAGATGGCGCTTCGCGAGCTGCTGCAGAACCGTGTCATAACGGTCGATAGCGCGAAGGAAGCGATGTTCGGATTTGCTGACCTGTAG
- a CDS encoding type II secretion system F family protein: MPKFVYTAVDDYGRYYKGSIDAQSFQSAMDELRGKGLWILDLLDQSTSILHKELKFGAPQVKSEHFTVFCRQLATLYKSGISMVEAVRVLSEQSESKEFRKILSDISDEMSRGMQFSDAAASYPSVFSGIFINMVRAGEASGNLDEMLTRLAIFYEKEYYTKQKVKSAMVYPAIMAVVTIIVVIILMTFVVPRLVSNFEVMGLELPLPTLIVIAISDWMKQFWYIVLISLCIPPIALKVIKSNPKGVYALDYIKLKLPVFGKLWHKQALSRFSRTFCSLFAAAIPMLQMMTIVSTVVGNEVVAKLIRDSREGLRSGNSIAEPFRNSWLFPPMVVQMLQVGERTGALDTMLEKVADFYEADVDAMADRLKSLLEPIMILILAVIVGGIVLAVMLPSFKLMENMGG, encoded by the coding sequence ATGCCTAAGTTCGTATACACCGCTGTTGACGATTATGGCCGCTACTACAAAGGCTCCATAGATGCCCAGTCGTTTCAATCCGCGATGGATGAGCTGAGAGGCAAGGGGCTGTGGATACTCGATCTACTGGATCAGAGCACGAGCATTCTGCACAAGGAGCTGAAGTTCGGCGCGCCGCAGGTGAAGAGCGAGCACTTCACCGTATTCTGCCGGCAGCTGGCGACGCTGTACAAGTCTGGCATCAGCATGGTGGAAGCGGTCCGGGTGCTAAGTGAGCAGTCGGAGAGCAAGGAGTTCCGCAAAATATTAAGCGACATCTCCGACGAGATGTCGCGGGGGATGCAGTTCTCCGATGCGGCGGCCAGCTACCCGAGCGTCTTCTCTGGCATCTTCATTAATATGGTGCGTGCTGGTGAAGCGAGCGGTAATCTCGACGAGATGCTGACGCGTCTTGCGATCTTCTACGAGAAAGAGTATTACACCAAGCAAAAGGTGAAATCGGCGATGGTATACCCGGCCATAATGGCGGTCGTAACGATCATCGTCGTGATCATATTAATGACCTTCGTCGTGCCGAGGCTCGTGAGCAACTTTGAGGTGATGGGTCTTGAGCTTCCGCTGCCGACCCTCATCGTCATCGCGATCAGCGACTGGATGAAGCAGTTCTGGTATATCGTGCTTATCTCGTTATGCATCCCGCCGATTGCGCTGAAGGTGATCAAGAGCAATCCGAAGGGTGTCTATGCGCTCGATTACATCAAGCTGAAGCTTCCGGTGTTCGGCAAGCTGTGGCACAAGCAGGCGCTCTCGCGCTTCAGCCGCACGTTCTGCTCGCTGTTCGCTGCGGCGATCCCGATGCTGCAGATGATGACGATCGTATCGACCGTCGTCGGCAACGAGGTCGTCGCCAAGCTCATTCGCGACTCCCGCGAAGGCTTGCGCTCCGGTAACTCGATCGCCGAGCCATTCCGCAATTCGTGGCTGTTCCCGCCGATGGTCGTACAGATGCTGCAGGTCGGGGAACGAACAGGGGCGCTCGATACGATGCTGGAGAAGGTGGCTGACTTCTACGAGGCGGATGTCGATGCGATGGCAGACCGACTGAAGTCGCTGCTGGAGCCGATCATGATCCTGATTCTCGCCGTTATCGTCGGAGGGATCGTGCTCGCCGTCATGCTGCCGTCGTTCAAGCTGATGGAGAACATGGGAGGATAA
- a CDS encoding competence type IV pilus major pilin ComGC, with product MTKFMNTRFRLTKNQKGMTLIELMAVVVILGILAAVAGAAVTGSFSKSKSGTDAASVRIITDAAQRYVMETNATEAPTLATLVSDGYLSSTPTVQSDSTKAFVISINNGVVSVAIE from the coding sequence ATGACGAAATTCATGAACACACGCTTCAGACTGACAAAAAATCAAAAGGGTATGACGTTGATCGAGCTTATGGCGGTAGTCGTTATTCTCGGTATTCTGGCAGCAGTTGCCGGAGCAGCGGTGACAGGAAGCTTCTCGAAGTCTAAGTCGGGTACTGATGCAGCTTCGGTCAGAATTATTACTGATGCAGCTCAGCGTTATGTCATGGAAACAAATGCGACAGAAGCTCCTACTTTGGCGACATTAGTTTCGGATGGTTACCTTTCTTCCACGCCAACGGTGCAGTCGGATTCTACGAAGGCGTTCGTCATTTCGATTAACAATGGTGTCGTATCTGTAGCTATTGAGTAA
- a CDS encoding A24 family peptidase — MSLLHETVKLYAYVFHTYPYALPVVCGLFGLLIGSFLNVLALRLPTGDSFIYPPSHCVYCKHRLGALDLVPVLSYVVLGGKCRYCRTPISWIYPFGELMTAVLFALMAWQLGPTPELLVGLFLAAVLSAITVTDLKYMLIPDKIIAFALLLGLILRAFIHTQPFWYYVVSAFAGGALLYAIAWASERWLRKEGMGGGDIKLFVFIGLMLGFKLTLLTLFAASLFGLIGGLVLLRLSKQNQEAHIPFGPFIALGAVFSYLWGEASIALYIQFILN; from the coding sequence ATGAGTCTGTTGCACGAGACGGTTAAGCTGTACGCATATGTCTTCCATACCTATCCGTATGCGCTTCCAGTCGTCTGCGGTCTGTTCGGCCTGCTCATCGGCAGCTTCCTGAACGTGCTAGCTCTGCGTCTTCCGACCGGCGACTCGTTCATCTACCCGCCCTCGCACTGCGTTTATTGCAAGCATCGTCTAGGAGCGCTCGATCTTGTGCCTGTGTTGAGCTATGTGGTGCTTGGCGGCAAGTGCAGATATTGCCGGACGCCGATCTCCTGGATCTACCCGTTCGGTGAGCTCATGACGGCTGTACTGTTCGCTCTGATGGCCTGGCAGCTGGGGCCAACGCCTGAGCTCCTCGTCGGTCTGTTCCTCGCGGCGGTGCTGTCGGCGATTACGGTAACGGATCTGAAGTATATGCTCATCCCTGATAAAATCATCGCCTTCGCGCTATTGCTCGGCCTCATTCTTCGTGCGTTCATCCATACGCAGCCGTTCTGGTATTATGTCGTATCGGCCTTCGCAGGAGGTGCGCTGCTGTATGCCATTGCTTGGGCTTCCGAGCGCTGGCTGCGCAAGGAAGGCATGGGAGGAGGCGACATCAAGCTGTTCGTCTTCATCGGTCTTATGTTAGGCTTCAAGCTCACCCTGCTCACGTTGTTCGCCGCATCCTTGTTCGGCTTGATTGGCGGTCTCGTCCTGCTGAGGCTCAGTAAGCAGAATCAAGAAGCCCACATTCCGTTCGGACCGTTCATTGCGCTGGGAGCGGTATTCAGCTACTTATGGGGCGAAGCTAGTATTGCGCTGTATATTCAATTCATTCTTAACTAA
- the pilM gene encoding type IV pilus biogenesis protein PilM — MLNLLTSVTGMLSPVTSSLGLEITDSAIKLTELRLSRTRKPLIAAYHVEKLPERAVDDGRIVDASAVVRALQTLSARLNKRPQYVHMVLPSQLIMVRFLKFPDIPPKDLAKLVDFELKHHIHLPFDKPIYDFVKLNGEPEQEGIRAKLRVMRSRPLKNKLPEVAEEDVFAQVAAGKESGAAEPRGVDALFKEEQLQPEEEKLQCDVMLVAAPSELVDSYMSVAQQAGLKVSSLEIKAFSLYRVIEETQFTDKLGTLLVLDVNERMADVSIFYNGMLKITRTIPVSFVQKNTQATTEIDQLFSTFSNPDAEFRNSCNDLGHELERLMNFYKYTLNNRSQEFTRLVLAGDVSRLNDIAHMLQERLQLQIERFYSDQLQVKNMFFPELFPTYAVPIGLALRGKSL, encoded by the coding sequence ATGCTCAACCTGTTAACAAGTGTTACTGGAATGCTCTCACCCGTCACATCCTCCTTAGGTCTTGAGATCACTGACAGTGCCATCAAGCTGACTGAGCTTCGTCTCAGTCGGACGAGGAAGCCGCTGATTGCGGCGTATCATGTAGAGAAGCTGCCAGAACGTGCGGTGGATGATGGTCGGATCGTCGATGCGTCAGCAGTCGTCAGAGCGCTCCAGACGTTAAGCGCCCGGCTGAACAAGCGGCCTCAATATGTACATATGGTGCTGCCCAGCCAGCTTATTATGGTGCGCTTCTTGAAGTTCCCGGACATTCCTCCTAAGGACCTGGCCAAATTAGTCGACTTCGAGCTGAAGCACCACATTCACTTGCCCTTCGACAAGCCGATCTATGATTTCGTGAAGCTGAATGGCGAACCCGAGCAGGAAGGCATCCGCGCCAAGCTGCGAGTTATGCGGAGCAGGCCGCTGAAGAACAAGCTGCCAGAGGTAGCCGAAGAAGACGTATTCGCGCAGGTCGCGGCTGGCAAAGAGAGCGGGGCAGCGGAGCCTCGCGGGGTTGATGCGCTGTTCAAGGAGGAGCAGCTACAGCCCGAGGAGGAGAAGCTGCAATGTGACGTGATGCTCGTGGCGGCGCCTTCCGAGCTAGTGGATTCGTATATGAGCGTCGCCCAGCAGGCAGGCTTGAAGGTGTCGAGTCTCGAGATTAAGGCGTTCTCGCTGTACCGTGTTATCGAGGAGACCCAATTTACCGATAAGCTCGGGACACTGCTTGTGCTTGATGTGAACGAGAGGATGGCGGATGTCAGCATTTTCTACAACGGGATGTTAAAAATTACGCGGACGATTCCTGTCTCGTTCGTTCAGAAGAACACGCAGGCTACGACAGAGATCGATCAGCTGTTCTCCACCTTCTCGAATCCGGATGCCGAGTTCCGCAATTCGTGCAACGATCTCGGACATGAGCTGGAGCGGTTAATGAACTTCTACAAGTATACGCTCAATAATCGCAGTCAGGAATTTACTCGGCTCGTGCTGGCAGGCGATGTCAGCCGTCTCAACGATATTGCGCACATGCTGCAGGAGCGTCTTCAGCTTCAGATTGAGCGGTTCTATTCCGATCAGCTGCAAGTCAAGAACATGTTCTTCCCTGAGCTGTTCCCTACCTATGCGGTGCCAATCGGACTCGCGCTGCGGGGGAAGTCGCTATGA
- a CDS encoding stalk domain-containing protein produces the protein MRSMRKRKRKLTGMRRAAILTVILLSCSTAAVWAAGGLQTIQVMFERVHIAVNGQQASLSKDSILYNGSIFVPLRSLGEMLGAEVSWDNLKRTINLDFIGAQSDELKQSSELGMYQYVAITNTYILQDLIQAMKKTDTAAMGEIRDRYAVLEQTVRDVGDEELAKSFAKMSAAVELLRGGWASKSFEDYSIAWTIFNTNAEKVNAVLKAKLDAAAASTSTGG, from the coding sequence ATGCGTTCGATGAGGAAACGAAAGCGCAAGCTAACCGGCATGCGGCGGGCTGCCATACTAACCGTAATATTGCTCTCATGCTCGACCGCTGCAGTATGGGCCGCAGGCGGCTTGCAGACGATTCAAGTCATGTTCGAGCGGGTACATATTGCGGTCAACGGTCAGCAGGCGAGCTTATCCAAGGATTCCATCCTGTATAACGGCTCGATCTTCGTGCCGCTTCGCAGTCTGGGTGAGATGCTGGGCGCTGAGGTGAGCTGGGACAATCTGAAGCGTACGATCAATCTGGACTTTATCGGCGCTCAGTCCGATGAGCTGAAGCAATCGTCCGAGCTTGGGATGTATCAATATGTAGCGATTACGAACACGTACATTCTACAGGACCTGATTCAAGCGATGAAGAAGACGGATACAGCCGCTATGGGCGAAATTCGTGATCGGTATGCGGTGCTTGAGCAGACGGTGCGAGATGTCGGTGATGAGGAGCTCGCCAAGAGCTTCGCGAAGATGTCGGCAGCAGTTGAGCTGCTGCGCGGCGGCTGGGCGAGCAAAAGCTTCGAGGACTACAGCATCGCCTGGACGATATTCAATACGAATGCGGAGAAGGTGAATGCGGTGCTGAAGGCGAAGCTGGACGCAGCGGCAGCGAGTACAAGTACGGGCGGATAA
- a CDS encoding prepilin-type N-terminal cleavage/methylation domain-containing protein: protein MSKMNEKGVSIIELLAAITISSMLLGLIGTLIYQSSESFNTITSRQAAQEKARYVSDHMINRIRSNALIIAQESPNSGVILSLTSGTETIRYRYVAASRQLQIESSAGGSPYIISNVTAASVNLGTERPVKSLTLQLRFELPRSQSLDYDTTIRVPTWLTP from the coding sequence ATGAGCAAAATGAATGAAAAGGGCGTCTCGATCATCGAATTACTGGCAGCGATTACCATCAGTTCCATGCTGCTCGGCTTGATCGGCACCCTCATCTACCAGAGCAGCGAAAGCTTCAACACAATTACGAGCCGGCAAGCGGCTCAAGAGAAGGCGCGCTACGTTAGCGATCATATGATTAACCGTATCCGTTCCAACGCCCTCATCATCGCACAGGAGTCTCCGAACTCCGGCGTTATTTTGTCCTTAACCTCAGGCACAGAGACGATTCGTTACCGCTATGTCGCAGCTTCGCGCCAGCTGCAGATTGAGAGTAGCGCAGGCGGTTCCCCTTATATCATCTCGAATGTCACGGCCGCCTCCGTGAATCTTGGCACCGAACGACCCGTCAAGAGTCTGACACTGCAGCTCCGCTTCGAGCTGCCGCGCAGCCAGAGCCTTGACTACGACACGACGATCCGTGTGCCGACCTGGCTCACACCTTAG
- a CDS encoding prepilin-type N-terminal cleavage/methylation domain-containing protein, with amino-acid sequence MLKLYKRIKRTNQNGLTLIEVMAAVVILSIAVLSFTMLFSKNVEFSHREENRNAALTVARTVIEELKPVLPTTGNANIFGQQVLLASLRDNNAATAPAVIYYPSAADRQYRITITDLVIPASQSFQVQDKLKPANTFQFNVRDYFSHIQVQVDGLTSTGESYTLQSYIERNEARP; translated from the coding sequence GTGCTAAAGCTTTACAAGCGGATCAAGCGAACGAACCAGAACGGCTTAACGTTAATTGAAGTGATGGCCGCCGTTGTCATCTTGTCCATTGCGGTGCTGTCATTCACAATGCTGTTCAGTAAAAATGTCGAGTTCTCCCACCGCGAGGAGAACCGGAACGCTGCTCTGACCGTCGCACGTACGGTCATCGAGGAGCTGAAGCCCGTGCTGCCGACAACTGGCAACGCGAATATTTTCGGTCAGCAGGTGCTGCTTGCCTCCCTGCGAGACAACAACGCGGCGACTGCACCGGCCGTCATTTACTATCCATCTGCAGCCGACCGTCAGTATCGTATTACAATTACCGACCTCGTCATTCCAGCTAGCCAATCCTTTCAGGTTCAGGACAAGCTCAAGCCGGCAAACACGTTCCAGTTCAACGTACGCGATTACTTCTCCCATATTCAGGTGCAGGTTGACGGTCTGACTTCGACAGGTGAATCGTATACGCTGCAAAGCTATATCGAACGAAATGAGGCGCGGCCATGA
- a CDS encoding NAD(P)/FAD-dependent oxidoreductase has translation MSEQSNKHILVIGGGIGGLTTACMLAVYGFRVTILEQHHTLGGKLHAVQLGSSTFDFGPSTITMPWIFEEVFRKAGTSSGLEFIQLPVNSRNVFADGTTINLSADPDRMEEQLASFSRDDQLGFKRFLGEVEKMYKISEREFFTRSFAELSEFHSPSLGLSMLRVHPLTRMDAFHRRYFRDPRLLAMMNRYATYVGSSPFRAPATLSMIAYLELVRGVYYIRGGNSKLIEALERLAGELGVRVVTGAAVERIVHDGKRIRGVVAQGELWEADIVVSNCDYYTTQTLLADSLDKTDSNDAHVLRKLTRSASKPAPRPAALSSSGFLSLLSVKGDIPGLDHHTLYYPDSYGSEFTDIFEHHEWPTDPAIYICCSAVTEPERAGNGAYRNIYALVNVPAAQPAVLRGERSASSLLAADPVYGKSILDRHAAYRDKLVARLSTLWGSPDLSSRIEAEASYGPEYLERLSGSYAGALYGAASHDARSAFMRPSLKDRQLSGLYYAGGTVHPGGGTPMVTISGLRAAELIARRHRAGSL, from the coding sequence ATGAGCGAACAATCGAACAAACACATCCTTGTCATAGGCGGCGGCATCGGCGGACTGACAACAGCTTGCATGCTCGCCGTGTATGGCTTCCGCGTTACGATCCTGGAGCAGCATCATACGCTTGGCGGTAAGCTGCATGCCGTCCAGCTCGGCTCGAGCACGTTCGACTTCGGACCATCGACAATTACGATGCCGTGGATATTCGAGGAGGTGTTCCGCAAGGCGGGAACGTCCTCCGGTCTTGAATTCATCCAGCTGCCTGTGAATAGCCGCAACGTATTCGCAGACGGCACGACGATCAACCTAAGCGCCGACCCGGATCGTATGGAGGAGCAGCTCGCGTCGTTCTCCCGTGACGATCAGCTCGGCTTCAAGCGATTCTTAGGCGAGGTCGAGAAGATGTACAAGATCTCAGAGCGCGAGTTCTTCACCCGATCGTTCGCCGAGCTGTCGGAATTCCACTCGCCTTCTCTCGGGCTGTCCATGCTGCGCGTTCATCCGCTTACTCGGATGGATGCCTTCCATCGACGCTACTTCCGCGACCCGCGACTGCTGGCGATGATGAATCGATACGCGACCTATGTCGGCTCGTCTCCGTTCCGTGCTCCGGCTACGCTGTCGATGATCGCGTACCTCGAACTCGTGCGAGGCGTCTACTACATTCGCGGCGGCAATAGCAAGCTGATCGAGGCGCTGGAGCGGCTGGCTGGTGAGCTCGGTGTTCGGGTCGTTACGGGTGCAGCGGTGGAGCGTATCGTACATGATGGCAAGCGCATTCGAGGCGTAGTCGCGCAAGGCGAGCTCTGGGAAGCCGACATCGTCGTCTCGAACTGTGATTATTACACGACGCAGACGCTACTAGCTGACAGCCTCGACAAGACCGACTCGAACGATGCCCATGTACTGCGCAAGCTCACGAGGTCGGCAAGCAAGCCAGCGCCAAGGCCAGCCGCTCTATCGAGCTCTGGCTTCCTGTCACTGCTCTCAGTGAAGGGTGACATCCCGGGTCTTGACCACCACACTCTGTATTACCCTGACTCCTACGGATCAGAATTTACCGATATATTCGAGCACCACGAATGGCCTACTGATCCAGCCATCTACATCTGCTGCTCGGCTGTTACCGAACCGGAGCGAGCAGGCAATGGCGCATACCGCAACATCTACGCACTCGTGAACGTCCCCGCGGCTCAGCCTGCTGTGCTCCGCGGCGAACGCTCCGCCTCGTCGCTGCTCGCCGCAGACCCGGTCTATGGCAAGTCGATTCTGGATCGGCATGCTGCGTATCGTGACAAGCTGGTTGCCCGACTGTCCACGCTATGGGGCTCGCCCGACCTGTCCTCTCGCATCGAAGCCGAAGCGAGCTACGGTCCAGAATATCTCGAGCGGTTAAGCGGCTCCTACGCCGGGGCGCTGTACGGCGCCGCCTCACATGATGCGCGGTCCGCGTTCATGCGCCCTAGCCTGAAGGATCGGCAGCTAAGCGGCTTGTATTACGCCGGAGGCACCGTACATCCGGGAGGCGGTACGCCGATGGTGACGATCAGCGGCTTGCGGGCCGCGGAGCTGATCGCAAGGCGTCACCGAGCAGGCTCCTTGTAG